In one window of Fibrobacter sp. UWT2 DNA:
- a CDS encoding DEAD/DEAH box helicase, with translation MTKNTEERIPEEAIDPKSKIAREADAFLNAIAGGADEDEADEAAFLELNPNGVVVDEEGDVLKKGRKSAIEVGTKVEFEEGEVEQPEEDESAEDYAESKKSCAEPVEDEQPAVKDSAEEEPTEESDDDSDEEPGDEALVTFEDLGLADEVLEAIKAMGYETPSPIQAKAIPALLQGANLLGTAQTGTGKTAAISLPLLSRLDFNGHETSMLVLTPTRELAIQVAEAIQQYAAKMPKVHVVPVYGGQDIAVQLRALKRQANIVVATPGRLIDHIKRGSIVLSGVKAIVLDEADEMLDMGFMEDVETILKEIPASAQRALFSATMPKEVKKIIEQHLGEYEEACIEGKTTTVENIRQRYLLVKNEHKIEALARVLEGEDFDGVLIFVRTKQNTTEVAEKLESRGFNVAPLNGDLAQSMRERTINRLKMGKLDIVVATDVAARGIDVDRITHVVNYDIPYDTESYVHRIGRTGRAGRSGNAILFITPREKKMLKIIEKATRQPIETMELPTAEIISAKRVAAFKDKIKSVITTGELDKFKELVESMVAESATEGAEPPTAADIAAAVIKIWQKKQPLFPELKPLDVPRERRERNDNFGLDREEKSRLRKERNEGANGVEEGYLRYYLGVGRRDHVTPRDIVGAIAGEGNISSSNIGRIKLFDKFSTVELPETMPQEVLDILADMTIRGNESRFRLMTDEPPTGPAPGTRPRASREDRRSFHRDGDRRSKKFDDKPFENRKARREKMFGDKKFGKKEDRFHKDHDERSFGDKPFRKTRRFGRV, from the coding sequence ATGACAAAGAATACTGAAGAACGTATTCCTGAAGAAGCTATTGACCCTAAATCCAAGATTGCCCGCGAAGCAGACGCGTTTTTGAACGCTATTGCAGGCGGTGCCGACGAAGACGAGGCCGATGAAGCCGCGTTCCTGGAACTGAACCCGAACGGCGTGGTCGTCGACGAAGAAGGCGACGTGCTCAAGAAGGGTCGAAAGTCCGCCATTGAAGTCGGCACGAAGGTCGAATTCGAAGAAGGCGAAGTCGAACAGCCCGAAGAAGATGAAAGCGCCGAAGATTACGCCGAATCTAAAAAGAGCTGTGCCGAACCGGTTGAAGACGAACAACCCGCTGTAAAGGACTCCGCAGAGGAAGAACCGACGGAAGAATCCGATGACGATTCTGACGAGGAACCGGGCGACGAAGCCCTCGTAACTTTCGAAGACCTCGGACTTGCAGACGAAGTTCTTGAAGCTATCAAGGCCATGGGCTACGAGACGCCCTCTCCCATTCAGGCGAAGGCGATTCCCGCCCTTTTGCAGGGAGCAAACTTACTCGGTACGGCCCAGACCGGTACCGGAAAGACCGCCGCAATCTCGCTTCCGCTGCTTTCGAGGCTCGACTTTAATGGTCACGAAACCTCGATGCTGGTACTCACGCCGACCCGCGAACTTGCAATCCAGGTGGCCGAAGCCATCCAGCAGTACGCCGCCAAGATGCCCAAGGTGCATGTGGTTCCGGTTTACGGCGGTCAGGACATCGCCGTACAGCTCCGCGCCCTCAAGCGCCAGGCGAACATCGTCGTCGCTACCCCGGGCCGCCTAATTGACCACATCAAGCGCGGTTCCATCGTGCTTTCGGGCGTGAAGGCCATCGTACTCGACGAAGCCGACGAAATGCTCGACATGGGATTCATGGAAGATGTGGAAACCATTCTCAAGGAAATCCCGGCAAGCGCTCAGCGCGCCCTCTTTAGCGCCACCATGCCTAAAGAAGTCAAGAAGATTATCGAACAGCACTTGGGCGAATACGAAGAAGCCTGCATCGAAGGCAAGACGACAACCGTCGAAAACATCCGCCAGCGTTACTTGCTCGTAAAGAACGAGCACAAGATCGAGGCACTCGCTCGCGTGCTCGAAGGCGAAGACTTTGACGGCGTGCTGATTTTCGTGCGCACCAAGCAGAACACGACCGAAGTCGCCGAAAAGCTGGAAAGCCGCGGCTTCAACGTGGCCCCGCTAAACGGCGACCTCGCCCAGTCCATGCGCGAACGCACCATCAACCGACTCAAGATGGGCAAGCTCGACATCGTTGTCGCCACCGACGTGGCCGCCCGTGGAATCGACGTGGACCGCATCACGCACGTGGTGAACTACGACATTCCCTACGACACCGAATCTTACGTGCACCGCATCGGCCGTACAGGCCGCGCAGGCCGCAGCGGAAACGCCATCCTCTTTATCACGCCACGTGAAAAGAAGATGCTCAAGATTATTGAAAAGGCAACCCGCCAGCCGATCGAAACGATGGAATTGCCCACCGCCGAAATCATCAGCGCAAAGCGCGTCGCCGCCTTCAAGGACAAAATCAAGAGTGTCATTACCACCGGCGAACTCGACAAGTTCAAGGAACTCGTGGAAAGCATGGTTGCCGAAAGCGCTACAGAAGGTGCAGAACCGCCGACCGCCGCAGACATCGCCGCCGCCGTCATCAAGATTTGGCAGAAAAAGCAGCCGCTGTTCCCGGAACTCAAGCCGCTTGACGTTCCTCGCGAACGCCGCGAACGCAATGACAATTTTGGTCTTGACCGCGAAGAAAAGAGCCGACTCCGCAAGGAACGCAACGAAGGCGCAAACGGCGTCGAAGAAGGCTACCTGCGCTACTACCTGGGTGTTGGCCGCCGCGACCATGTGACGCCGCGAGACATCGTAGGCGCAATCGCCGGCGAAGGCAATATCAGCAGTTCCAACATCGGACGCATCAAGCTGTTCGACAAGTTCAGCACCGTAGAACTTCCCGAAACCATGCCGCAAGAAGTTCTCGACATTCTCGCCGACATGACGATTCGCGGTAACGAATCCAGATTCCGCCTGATGACCGACGAACCGCCTACCGGCCCTGCCCCCGGAACTCGCCCGCGTGCCAGCCGCGAAGACCGCCGTAGTTTCCATCGCGATGGAGACCGTCGCAGCAAAAAGTTCGACGACAAGCCTTTCGAAAACCGCAAGGCCCGCCGCGAAAAAATGTTCGGCGACAAGAAGTTCGGCAAAAAGGAAGACCGCTTCCACAAAGACCACGACGAACGCAGCTTTGGCGACAAGCCCTTCCGCAAAACTCGCCGTTTCGGAAGAGTTTAA
- the ispH gene encoding 4-hydroxy-3-methylbut-2-enyl diphosphate reductase translates to MKKVILATPRGFCAGVDRAIHVVEKAIEKFGTPIYVRHEIVHNQFVVDTLKSEGVVFVDELDEVPSGSVVIFSAHGVAEEIYADAERRGLQVLDASCPLVLKVHYSAKRHYAAGRHIILIGHAGHAEVIGTLGQLPPGAITLIKNEEDARTVEVPVDKELAYITQTTLSVAETRKIIDALKERFPNIIGPDAGDLCYATGNRQAAVLDLCSKVNMLLVVGAKNSSNSSRLMELGLEQGIPSYLIASVEDLKPEWFENIESVGISSGASAPEVLVQGVVDWIKEKFAPVEIENFVKLVESTKFNLPKTLQD, encoded by the coding sequence ATGAAAAAGGTGATTCTTGCGACACCTCGTGGTTTCTGTGCGGGCGTAGACCGCGCCATTCACGTGGTTGAAAAAGCGATTGAAAAGTTTGGGACTCCTATTTATGTGCGCCATGAAATCGTGCATAACCAGTTCGTGGTCGATACGCTGAAGTCCGAGGGCGTTGTCTTTGTCGATGAACTGGACGAAGTCCCGTCGGGCTCGGTGGTGATTTTTTCTGCCCACGGAGTCGCCGAAGAAATTTATGCCGATGCTGAAAGGCGCGGACTGCAGGTGCTGGATGCCAGCTGCCCGCTGGTGCTCAAGGTTCATTATAGTGCCAAACGCCATTATGCTGCGGGTCGCCACATCATTCTGATTGGCCATGCGGGCCATGCCGAAGTGATTGGTACGCTGGGTCAGCTTCCGCCGGGAGCCATCACGCTCATCAAGAACGAAGAGGACGCCCGTACCGTAGAAGTGCCTGTCGACAAGGAACTGGCCTACATTACGCAGACCACTCTTTCTGTTGCCGAGACCCGCAAGATTATCGACGCCCTCAAGGAACGCTTCCCCAACATTATTGGCCCCGATGCGGGGGACCTCTGCTATGCAACGGGCAATCGTCAGGCGGCGGTCCTCGATCTCTGCTCCAAGGTGAACATGCTTTTGGTGGTGGGCGCCAAGAATTCCTCCAATTCCAGCCGTTTGATGGAACTTGGGCTTGAACAGGGCATTCCTAGCTATTTGATTGCCTCGGTAGAAGACTTGAAGCCGGAATGGTTCGAAAATATCGAATCGGTGGGTATTTCGAGCGGCGCAAGCGCTCCTGAAGTGCTTGTCCAGGGGGTGGTGGACTGGATAAAAGAGAAATTTGCCCCCGTAGAAATCGAAAATTTCGTAAAATTGGTCGAATCTACCAAATTTAACCTGCCAAAGACATTGCAAGATTGA
- the rpmB gene encoding 50S ribosomal protein L28, translating to MSRICEVTGKAGLVGNMVSHSNRKKLMKQLPNLQKKRFYIPEEDRWVTLRVSAAGLRTINKLGIQAVAQELGI from the coding sequence ATGAGCCGCATTTGTGAAGTTACCGGCAAGGCCGGCCTCGTGGGCAACATGGTTTCCCACTCTAACCGCAAGAAGTTGATGAAGCAGCTGCCGAACCTTCAGAAGAAGCGTTTCTACATTCCTGAAGAAGACCGCTGGGTGACCCTCCGCGTTAGCGCTGCTGGTCTCCGCACGATCAACAAGCTTGGTATCCAGGCTGTTGCTCAGGAACTCGGCATCTAA
- a CDS encoding glycosyltransferase N-terminal domain-containing protein translates to MGLNIKNLGRLAVGAAVKTVAKAASKWPGVDREYHIEERLSGPWPSDGPYLWLHGASLGECRMLRGLAHALKEDLPDCPKILITSQKVEVVSFLKDSCAGVADVAMAPADIPSALHLFVSTVQPLGLILAENELWPGYLSTMSKLSTRRNIALVSGRYRRSFPFIDFSGMGYACMQTAADLGRFTYASKGFVPCTMGGDWKLLNWARDGGLICVPENPAIDVVFVSFHQEEAEAFVAMAKDAVDKGESVVLMPRRLSELNQFRKMLQGAELPVVDYPTVQKGAVSLVSRFGLSREIFLNSRSAVVGGSFDRRLGIHDFWEPLQMGVSTCVGPYAKGHEDVVARLVESHVLARINTPADYLRRRIPAVDMVRSFLMGERRKVLNSYKLLLNFIKGIL, encoded by the coding sequence ATGGGCTTAAACATAAAGAACTTAGGACGCCTTGCAGTTGGGGCTGCCGTCAAGACGGTGGCGAAGGCTGCCAGCAAGTGGCCGGGAGTTGACCGGGAATATCACATAGAAGAACGTTTATCGGGACCGTGGCCTAGCGACGGTCCGTATCTGTGGCTTCATGGGGCCAGTCTCGGCGAATGCCGCATGCTCCGCGGTCTGGCTCATGCACTCAAGGAAGACCTGCCCGATTGTCCGAAAATCCTGATTACCTCGCAGAAGGTCGAGGTGGTTTCGTTCCTGAAGGATTCCTGCGCGGGCGTGGCCGATGTGGCTATGGCTCCGGCGGATATTCCGTCGGCGCTGCATTTGTTCGTGAGCACGGTGCAGCCCTTGGGACTTATCTTGGCCGAGAATGAGCTTTGGCCGGGCTACCTTTCCACCATGTCCAAGCTTTCGACTCGCCGAAACATAGCGCTTGTTTCGGGGCGCTACCGCAGGTCGTTCCCGTTCATTGATTTTTCGGGCATGGGCTATGCCTGCATGCAGACGGCGGCAGACCTGGGCCGTTTCACTTATGCCAGCAAGGGCTTTGTGCCTTGCACCATGGGCGGTGACTGGAAACTTTTGAACTGGGCTCGTGACGGTGGGCTGATTTGCGTTCCTGAAAATCCGGCCATCGATGTGGTGTTTGTCTCTTTCCATCAAGAAGAAGCCGAGGCCTTTGTCGCTATGGCGAAAGATGCTGTGGACAAGGGCGAGTCGGTGGTGCTGATGCCTCGCCGCCTTTCGGAGTTGAACCAGTTCCGCAAGATGTTGCAAGGGGCTGAACTGCCTGTGGTGGATTATCCTACGGTGCAAAAGGGTGCCGTTTCCTTGGTGTCCCGATTCGGTCTCTCCCGCGAAATTTTCTTGAATAGCCGCAGCGCCGTGGTGGGTGGTTCCTTTGACCGCCGGCTGGGGATCCATGATTTTTGGGAACCATTGCAGATGGGCGTTTCGACTTGCGTGGGCCCTTACGCCAAGGGTCACGAAGATGTGGTGGCTCGCCTTGTGGAATCGCATGTACTTGCGCGGATCAACACGCCTGCGGATTACTTGCGTCGTAGGATTCCCGCCGTCGACATGGTGCGGTCGTTCCTGATGGGCGAAAGAAGAAAGGTTTTGAATTCTTATAAGTTGTTGCTGAATTTTATAAAAGGGATTTTATGA
- a CDS encoding isoprenylcysteine carboxylmethyltransferase family protein — protein MDEQMEKEQEQVNPIENPAEQNVPADVTESSTVSAESNESGTASLAEEEPKREFLYRYRGWVLGILSLILLLFEPADLELIMFLIFINIFILAFYLRVKARRVIGEHTRGDIQEADELVTWGAYARLRHPLYVSNAAFGISLIFLHLGLSLRVIPFIVVLVAFEAYLGKLDDRFLEKKFGDEWKIWAQQTPAFFPREFHRSGPMRSAREAFLSDHFTWLWMIMILLLIVVRKIAFMLWA, from the coding sequence ATGGATGAACAAATGGAAAAAGAGCAAGAACAGGTGAATCCGATTGAAAATCCTGCTGAACAGAATGTGCCTGCTGATGTAACGGAGTCTAGTACGGTTTCTGCCGAATCGAATGAATCGGGTACGGCGTCACTTGCCGAAGAAGAACCGAAACGCGAGTTCCTGTACCGCTATCGCGGATGGGTCTTGGGAATCCTTTCATTGATCTTGCTGCTATTCGAACCGGCGGACCTTGAACTCATCATGTTCCTTATTTTTATCAATATATTCATCTTGGCTTTCTACCTGCGCGTCAAGGCGCGCCGCGTCATTGGCGAACATACGCGTGGTGACATCCAGGAGGCCGATGAGTTGGTGACCTGGGGAGCCTACGCCAGGTTGCGCCATCCGCTGTACGTGTCCAACGCTGCGTTTGGAATTTCGCTGATATTCTTGCACCTAGGCCTAAGCCTGCGTGTCATTCCGTTCATCGTGGTTCTTGTTGCGTTTGAAGCCTATCTGGGTAAACTCGATGACCGCTTCCTGGAGAAAAAGTTTGGTGACGAGTGGAAAATTTGGGCGCAGCAGACCCCGGCCTTTTTCCCGCGCGAATTCCACCGCTCTGGGCCGATGCGTTCTGCAAGGGAGGCGTTCCTTTCAGACCATTTTACATGGCTCTGGATGATCATGATCCTTTTGCTGATCGTTGTCCGTAAGATTGCGTTCATGCTATGGGCTTAA
- a CDS encoding pitrilysin family protein: MKQIVKKTVLDNGITILTDYMPHAYSVAVGVWVPRGSRHEAKDEFGLSHFYEHLVFKGTENRSALEIARAIEDKGGNLEAYTTRQETGFYAQIERSHLPLAIDVIADMLMHPRMDKKEMEKERRVIIEEIHSYDDIPEEIVGDVFNAIHFKGCGIAHSITGNIKQVKALTHKQMLKYKEQVINEIPLLICASGKVNHEELVEICAEKFAQKKSNGTTPIDIYKAHNSVKVVQKQDIAQSNLFWGLSFDRSLVDERTRCALSLFNVAMGAGMASRLFQKIREDKGLAYSVYSTADIYCDCTDWGVSLATEPHQLKTALDLSLNETRNFLKHGFNKGEFERTKTNILGGMYLGADSPEKRVVRMAEQVLHLGEYRTMEESEKIIKSMPEEEVVDITNRLFAAAKFSAAVIEPAGRKKTALDIDFF, from the coding sequence ATGAAACAGATTGTAAAAAAGACAGTTCTTGATAACGGAATCACTATTTTAACGGACTACATGCCGCATGCCTACTCGGTTGCGGTTGGCGTCTGGGTGCCGCGCGGATCGCGTCACGAAGCGAAAGACGAATTTGGCCTGAGCCATTTTTACGAGCACTTGGTATTCAAGGGAACCGAAAACCGCAGCGCCCTTGAAATTGCCCGCGCTATCGAAGACAAGGGCGGAAACCTGGAAGCCTACACCACCCGCCAAGAAACGGGATTCTACGCTCAAATCGAACGCAGCCACTTGCCGCTCGCCATCGACGTGATTGCCGACATGCTCATGCACCCGCGCATGGACAAGAAGGAAATGGAAAAAGAACGCCGTGTGATTATCGAAGAAATCCACAGCTACGACGACATTCCCGAAGAAATCGTGGGCGACGTCTTTAACGCCATTCACTTTAAGGGTTGCGGCATCGCGCATTCCATTACCGGAAACATCAAGCAAGTCAAGGCACTTACCCACAAGCAAATGCTCAAGTACAAGGAGCAGGTCATCAACGAGATTCCGCTCCTGATTTGCGCCTCGGGCAAAGTCAACCACGAAGAGCTTGTGGAAATTTGTGCCGAAAAATTTGCACAAAAGAAATCAAATGGCACAACCCCCATCGACATTTACAAGGCCCACAATAGCGTAAAGGTCGTACAGAAGCAAGACATTGCCCAGTCGAACCTTTTCTGGGGTTTAAGCTTTGACCGTTCCCTGGTAGACGAGCGTACCCGTTGCGCGCTTTCGCTGTTCAATGTAGCGATGGGTGCGGGCATGGCCAGCCGCTTGTTCCAGAAGATTCGAGAAGACAAGGGCCTCGCCTACTCCGTTTATTCTACCGCCGACATTTACTGCGACTGCACCGACTGGGGCGTATCCCTTGCTACCGAGCCGCACCAGCTGAAAACGGCGCTTGACCTTTCGCTGAACGAGACTCGCAACTTCTTGAAGCATGGTTTCAACAAGGGCGAATTCGAACGCACCAAGACAAACATCTTGGGAGGCATGTACCTGGGTGCCGACAGCCCCGAAAAGCGAGTTGTCCGCATGGCCGAACAGGTATTGCACCTGGGCGAATACCGCACCATGGAAGAATCCGAAAAGATCATCAAGTCCATGCCGGAAGAAGAAGTTGTCGACATCACGAACCGCCTGTTCGCAGCAGCCAAGTTCTCGGCAGCCGTCATTGAGCCCGCCGGACGCAAAAAGACG
- a CDS encoding nuclease-related domain-containing protein, which yields MTFSTLIGIILLLALVFFKIKGKSPKKNPKMYHGDGRRKTFRDFEQERRKGLSDGIRGLDKPFELGGYGITHAPTRSENFFKPDPKFNDERIANDPRGIFGEAAMMALTARVCDTDKRRYVLMRNLYIPARTGFTEIDALLLHQSGIYVLESKNLSGEIAGDLESERWNQHLNASTEHTFHNPIRQNIGHILALEHFLKIRHEQAHFISFVVFSDRCVLRKVPKDNEFWSIVHCSELQDALLKRITSRKTIYTMQQLEDFYYKLQGCMNVSEEVKAKHREYASKRSEQ from the coding sequence ATGACTTTTTCGACTCTTATTGGCATCATTCTGTTGCTAGCCCTTGTCTTTTTTAAGATCAAGGGCAAATCGCCGAAAAAGAATCCGAAAATGTACCATGGCGATGGACGCCGCAAGACATTCCGCGATTTCGAGCAGGAACGCCGCAAGGGTCTGAGCGATGGAATTCGCGGACTGGACAAGCCTTTTGAATTGGGCGGTTACGGCATCACGCATGCGCCAACCCGCAGCGAGAACTTCTTTAAGCCAGATCCGAAATTCAACGACGAGCGCATCGCAAACGATCCGCGAGGCATTTTTGGCGAAGCGGCCATGATGGCTTTGACCGCACGCGTCTGCGATACCGACAAGCGCCGATATGTACTGATGCGAAACTTGTACATTCCCGCACGCACTGGCTTCACCGAAATCGACGCGTTACTTTTGCACCAGTCGGGCATCTACGTACTCGAAAGCAAGAACCTTTCGGGCGAAATCGCAGGCGACCTTGAAAGCGAGCGATGGAACCAGCACTTGAACGCAAGCACCGAGCATACATTCCACAACCCGATTCGTCAAAACATCGGGCACATTTTGGCGCTAGAACATTTTCTGAAAATCCGCCATGAACAGGCGCACTTTATTTCGTTCGTGGTATTCAGCGACCGTTGCGTACTGCGAAAGGTACCCAAGGATAACGAATTCTGGAGCATCGTTCATTGTAGCGAACTGCAAGACGCCCTACTCAAGCGCATCACGAGCCGCAAGACCATTTACACTATGCAACAGCTTGAAGACTTTTATTATAAATTGCAAGGTTGCATGAATGTGAGCGAAGAAGTGAAGGCGAAGCACAGGGAATATGCTAGTAAACGGAGTGAGCAATGA
- a CDS encoding ATP-binding cassette domain-containing protein, whose protein sequence is MNLRKWLKKSLKGGVIRFLPLALLASAADAAVLWGIRSFIDIVDGKADIPLAAWVGGMVALAMFRLLFLYGKSKVSEGWLYKVSARVQAWFLHRLRDLAPKNFHTPKGERMVESAYEATVVLQNNGGVFFQAVQAVLQLLVFLPVLFYISWPLTTFLFVVIVPLVAVLQRKLHKLGPAEESLLRSRSDFRGNLSLARRLFRQWSGRDERKEISDGLLREVRGLRDNGLNAAIKKSGLSLLTETVSVLAMVFVLAFCALLMNRGYMDASGLVLFTSAVLLCYKPVKECARVMPQFRSAVSAINVLEEFERLELAGKSAGKDFAAAPDATSDATSDAVSIRGGKFTYEGSEIPVFTDLALNWSREKPVLVRGKNGVGKSTLLRLLSGLERWNSADVSTPSDVFFVAQDLELPSKWMLSRLLEKGRGAEAAQTLETFMRVSGAAPLLQKSGLSGGERARVALLWALASDCRTVLLDEPFASVALADREPLLKAYLKTAESLGKWTIIVSHDVLSPEVECIFNVAKL, encoded by the coding sequence GTGAATTTGCGAAAATGGCTGAAAAAATCCCTGAAAGGCGGTGTAATCCGCTTTTTGCCGCTGGCGCTTTTGGCAAGTGCTGCTGATGCGGCGGTGCTCTGGGGTATTCGCTCCTTTATCGATATCGTAGATGGCAAGGCTGATATTCCGCTTGCGGCCTGGGTCGGGGGAATGGTGGCGCTCGCCATGTTTCGTTTATTGTTCCTGTACGGCAAGTCCAAAGTTTCCGAAGGTTGGCTCTATAAGGTGTCGGCTCGGGTGCAGGCATGGTTCCTGCACAGGCTCCGTGATCTGGCTCCTAAGAATTTCCACACTCCCAAAGGCGAACGTATGGTCGAATCTGCTTACGAGGCCACGGTCGTGCTGCAGAATAACGGGGGAGTCTTCTTTCAGGCGGTGCAGGCGGTGCTTCAACTGCTGGTTTTCTTGCCGGTGCTTTTCTATATCTCTTGGCCGCTTACGACGTTTCTTTTCGTGGTGATTGTGCCACTGGTGGCGGTCCTTCAGCGCAAACTCCATAAGCTTGGCCCCGCCGAAGAATCCCTGTTGCGGTCCCGTTCCGATTTTCGCGGAAATCTGTCGCTGGCCCGTAGGCTTTTTAGGCAGTGGAGCGGCCGCGACGAACGCAAAGAAATCTCGGACGGCCTCTTGAGAGAAGTTCGCGGGCTCCGCGATAACGGATTGAATGCCGCGATCAAGAAGTCCGGCCTTTCGCTTTTGACTGAAACGGTTTCGGTGCTTGCGATGGTTTTTGTATTGGCGTTCTGCGCGCTCCTTATGAATCGCGGCTACATGGATGCGTCTGGCCTGGTGCTGTTTACCTCGGCGGTACTCCTCTGCTACAAGCCAGTCAAGGAATGTGCACGCGTTATGCCGCAGTTCCGCTCGGCGGTCTCGGCAATCAATGTCCTCGAAGAATTTGAACGGCTTGAATTGGCCGGAAAATCTGCTGGCAAGGATTTTGCCGCGGCACCAGATGCGACTTCCGATGCAACCTCCGACGCGGTTTCCATTCGCGGTGGTAAATTCACTTACGAAGGCTCCGAGATCCCTGTGTTTACGGATCTTGCGCTCAATTGGTCCCGCGAAAAGCCGGTTCTTGTCCGTGGCAAAAATGGCGTTGGCAAATCCACCTTGCTTCGCCTGCTTTCGGGACTTGAACGTTGGAATTCAGCCGATGTTTCTACTCCGAGCGACGTCTTCTTTGTGGCCCAGGACCTGGAACTTCCTTCCAAATGGATGCTTTCTCGACTTTTGGAAAAAGGGCGCGGTGCCGAGGCTGCGCAGACTCTCGAGACCTTTATGCGGGTTTCTGGGGCGGCCCCCCTCCTTCAGAAATCGGGCCTTTCGGGCGGTGAACGTGCCCGAGTGGCGCTCCTTTGGGCGCTCGCCTCGGATTGCCGTACCGTGCTTCTGGATGAGCCTTTTGCATCTGTGGCACTGGCGGATCGCGAACCCCTACTTAAAGCGTACCTAAAAACGGCTGAATCGCTTGGCAAATGGACAATTATTGTTAGCCACGATGTACTTTCTCCCGAAGTTGAATGTATATTTAATGTTGCAAAGCTTTAG